Within the Candidatus Poribacteria bacterium genome, the region TCCCGCGCCGTCAAAGCAGCAATTCTTCTTGCATATCGCAATGGTGACAATTGCGATAAATCCCGATAATACCTGAGTCCTGATACCTCGGTTAACATCTAGAATGTGTACAGGAACACTATCAGTTATGGGTCAGTAAAAGTGGACATCTGTCTGGTTTTAGTAGGCACTTTAGTAGGCATTTCAATAGACACTTTGGTAGGCTTTTTAGCAGGCACTAATGACTCACGGTTTCACCACCAGAATATTATACCATGTTGGACACTGCTAATACCAAGATTACGAAAATGCCATTCCCTATGTTTGAAACCCAAACACCACACCCCTCGTTTGTCACTATGTCGTCAGTGTCACCATGTCACCATATTGACTTTCGACACATGTCGCTATAGTGTCATCTGGAACATGTTGACAGTGTCACTATGTCACCATGTCACCACAGGAGTTTACCGATGAAAGTCTTATCAATCGTATCGCAGAAGGGCGGGACAGGAAAAACATCGCTCGCAACGCATCTATCCGTTGAAGCAGAGCGGAACGGTCACACCACCGCCCTGATAGATCTTGACCCCCAAGCGAGTGCTGCGAAGTGGGGAGATGACCGAGAGTCAGATACCCCTGCGATCATCGCAACGCCAGCCTCACGATTGAATCACTGGTTAGAGATCGCTGAAGAAAACGGGGCAACACTCGCGATTGTTGATACTGCACCAAACACAAGCTACGAGACCCCTGACGTCATCAAAGCCTCATCAAGTGTCCTAATTCCATGCAAGCCGTCTATCGTGGACATAGCCGCCATCAAAAACACGCTCACGGTTGCTGAGATGGAAAAGAAACCCTCGTATGTCATTCTGAATATGGTACGTCCGAATACCAATTTAGGAAGGGAAGCACGTAAGGCGATCGAGAGTAATTACAATACAGAATGCCTACCCTTTGAGATAGGCGATCGCGTCGGTTTTATCCATGCCTACAATTCCGGTGCAACCGTCGTAGAACTCGAACCTCGTAGCAAATCCGCCGACGAGATCCGCCGACTCTATGCGTATCTCGCAAAAGAAATGGAGATATAAAATGTCAAAAAAGAAATCACTCACAGAGGCTTTCAACGACAGGAAAGCCAAAGAGGAGACCGAAGTCGAGACCCAAAACACGCCGACTGCCCAACGCTCAGATCTACCACCCTCACGTCAGGGAAAAACGCGATTGACGGCTTGGGTGAAACCGGAAGTCGCAAAACAGATTGGACACATCGCTGTCGATGAAGACATTTCTAAAGAGCGAGTCGTCTGTAATGCCCTCAACGAACTCTTTACCAAGATGGGATTACCGCCCATAGCATAACCCGGAACTTGACTATTTTTCGTATATCTGATACACTCTTTAAATCCAGTTTGGGTGGCACTGCTACGAACAGCACACGCTGTTTCTGCCACCCTCCCACCGTAGCAGGGGGAGACATCAGACTGGCACTGGAAAATCCATGAAAACCATTCTCGTTCTCTCAATACTCTTTTGCGCAATCGCGTTGCCCGCTCTTGGTGAGTTGACCGACGCCGACCTTGATAAGATCCGCTTGATTGTTAAAGATGAAGTCAAAAGCGAGATTAGTGCATCCGAAACACGAATGAAGTCGTATGTCGATACGAAAATAGACAGCCTGAAAACGCCTATTGCGTGGTTGATAGGGATTCTTATCGCAATCATCGCACTTATAGGTCTTCCGTTAGCAATTCTGACAATATTTTTAGGCTGGCGGAGCATAAAGGACAACACACAGGAGAAACAGATCGAAGTTCTCACCCGCGAAATCGAAATGCTCAAACAACAGCGAACCGTAAACCCTTGACCCTCCCACACAGCACAGGGATAAAACGACTGGAGACTGGAATTCAAAATGACAAAAATAGCGAGGAAAAGGAGTTCAAAATATGCCCTGTACGGATAATAGTGTCCCAATCGATCAAATCCTGTGTGGGGATAATCTCGAACTTATTCAGCGATTACCGGATTGTAGTATTCAATTGGTTATTACCTCACCCCCTTACTTCCAGCAACGCGATTACGGCAGCGGTATGGGGAATGAAAAGAGTGTCAATGACTACATCGAGATTCTACTCTGCCTCTTCCGCGAATGTGTCCGTGTTCTGACGGAGGATGGCAATATCGTTTTCAATATAGGCGATAAATATCAGAACAGCAACTTACTGCTTGTTCCCTATCGTTTCGCGCTTGCAGCGATGGATACAGGTGGCGTGAGACTTGTCAATGAAATTACATGGGTCAAAAAGAATCCAACACCGCGTCAGTTCAGCCGCCGCCTCGTCAGTAGTACCGAACCGTTCTTCCATTTTGCCAAATCAGATCGCTATTTCTACAACCCAAAAGCCTTCTTAGCAAAATCCGAAACCCCGCAGTCCCCGAAGAAAAAAAATGGCACCACTGTTGGGCAGAAATATTTTCAGCTTATTGATAAATCCGAGCTTTCCGAGGCAGAAAAAACCTGCGCACGCACAGAATTAGAGCAGGTGATTCAAGAGGTGAAAAGCGGGAAAACCCACAGTTTTCGGATGAAAATACGCGGCATCCATGCGGCTCCATTCGGTGGGCAGGAGGGCGGGCGCACATCGCAGCTGAGAAATAAAGGGTTTACAATCATTCGGATTCACGGCAATAAACTCAAACGAGATGTCATTGAAACACCTGTTGCGACCCTTAAGGGGAATAAACACCCAGCAATCTATCCCGTGGAAGTCGTGGAGGAGTTTTTACATCTCCTCACGCCTACGGGGGCATTGGTACTGGATCCATTTATGGGGGCTGGCTCAACCGCTGTGGCTTGCAAAAGACTCGGTAGACATTATATCGGCTATGATATTAATGCCGAATACTGTGAAGATGCCCAGCAACGTGTCCTACAAACGTCGGATGGCTCGCAGCAGCACCTATTTGATTTTGAGGCGAATTCATGAACCAAATCCGTTCAATTCTCGAAGATACCTATCAAATCGCAGCCTCAAGCGACAGTACCTATGCTGCTCTCTCAGAAAGCCAGGAAAGTTGGGTCAACACTCTCATGGAAAAAGCCGAATCCTTTAGAGCCGTTCTGACCGTCCTGATTACATCCCTCGTCAAAAAGATTCAGACACCGACCCAAGATATCCGCTATCATCAAGACAATCTTCCAAATGGTTATTCAGGCAGAGGCTTAGACACAGATCAGATAACCCCCTTCATGAAAGAGAAATTTAGAAGATTTGCTATGGCAGAAAGTGGATGGTTGACCCGCTCTCTTGAGCAAGCTCACCCTTACACGTTAGAATATCCTGGCAAGATTCGTAGTAAAACCGTCAAAGATGCCTTTCTTCAAATTCTCAACGACATTGAGGAAAATAAAGCGGATCCGCAAAGATACCTACGGGCGATTTTTTCTGCCCTAATTACCTTGATGGAAGAATCACAGATAAGTTTCGACTTTCTGAAAGAATCACAACACACAGAGATAGTAACGATTGGAGAAATAGTGGATCTTCTTAGACGCCACTTTTCGCACGACTATGGCGTTGCGGGTGCTTCACGACTTCCAGTATTGGCTGTTTATTCCGCATATGAGATGCTGATGGGGATTCAACGCTATGAAGGTAAAACGCTCTTGCCATTGAAGAGCCATACCACAGCAGATACCAAATCTCGTGGAATACGCGCAATTGGAGATATCGAGGTCATGCACGACAATAGGTTTTTTGAGGGCGTCGAAATCAAACATAATATCCCCATTTCGCTCGGAATTGTTGAAGATGCCTATCAAAAATTTGCGCCGACCTCTGTTTCTCGTTACTATCTCCTCACCACAGCGGAGCCGAATGTTGAAGATGTAGATGCGGTAAACGACTTCGTCAGTGAAATTCACAGACAACACAGGTGTGAGGTGATTGTCAACGGCATTCTGCCTTCATTGAAATACTATCTGCGATTGTTAAGGAGTCCTCAACTTTTTTTAGAGGGCTACTTGAGAAATCTTCAGTTGGATTATGAACAGAAAGCAGAAATCAAAGAACCACATTTGCGATACTGGGAAACCCTGCTAAATTCATCTAATCTTCGGGCAGGAAACTCCATCCTTTAGGTTGGGGAGGAATGCCGCTCCTTTTTTCTTGACATAAATTGTCAAAAATGTTACACTATTTTTATCACGGTAGGGACACAACCAAGCGCGTCGCAAGGCGTGTCTGTCCCTAACCTATCTTGGTTGAGGGTTAAAGCCGTGAGCCGTGAAAATCCATGAAAAAGAAAAGAAAGAAAAAACAACACCGTCGCACATATAAATACCAGATACGCGAACACCCGCAGAATATGCGTCTTGGCAACATGCTTGAAGACTTGTGTGATGTGCATAACCACTTTCTCAACCTTGAGAATCGGTATTATCGCATCTATGGAAAATATGCCGGGCGTTATCGTTTGCAACCCCATCTGACAGATATGTTGAAACGCACACACCCGCATTGGGCGTGGATACCGCGAGATACCCTTGACGCTGTGATTATCAATCTTCACCGTGGTTTTGAAAACTTTTTTGATATTCCTAAGTTCGGTCGCCCGAAACACAAAAGACGTGGAAAACTGCGGTCTGCTAAGTTTCAATCGGGTTATCTCCTTGAAGAAGGACGCGTGCGTATCTCTTTTAAGGAATGGGACGAACCCTCGCAATCCTTCAAGTTCAATAAACGTTGGTTTTCTTTTCATCAGCATCGTGATTGGAAAGGGAATGTTCGCTATATCCAAATTCTTCGCGATGCTGTTGGAACATATTGGCTTTATGTTGTCACCGATGATGCATCCAAAGAGGTCTTGCCCGCAACAGATGAAAGCGTTGGGGCGGATTTCGGTATAGATACCTATTTGACACTCAGCAACGGTGAGAAAATCCGCCACCCACAATTTCTGAAAAAATCCTTGACTGAACTCCGAACACTTTACAAAGCACTGAGCCGTAAAGTCAAAGGCTCCGGCAATTGGTGGCGGTGTCTCCGTGAAATCGTCCGTTTGTTCCGGCATATCACGAACCAACGCAAAGATTGGCACTTCAAACTTGCCACTGATCTTTGCCGAAGATTTGACTTTATCGCGACCGAGACGCTGAACCTTGATGGCATGAAACGACTCTGGGGACGCAAAGTTTCCGACCTCGCTTTCTACCAGTTCGTTGAGATATTGCGGTATAAGTGTTTCAAACATAGTCGTGAGTTCCAACAAGTCGGACAATGGACACCGACAACGAAACCGTGTTCAGATTGTGGGTATCACAACAAAAATCTTTCTCTTTCAGATCGGCAGTGGACCTGTCCCGAATGTGGCACACACCACGATAGAGACGTGAACGCTGCGATCAACATTTTACGGGCTGCTTGTGATCCCGTTGTGGAGCAGATGTAAGACGTTTCTTCGGAAACGCGAACTGCTACGAAGCACAAGCCCTAACCTTTAGGTTATGGGTGCCTTGACTGATATTGAGCCATTTGTTCGGAAGGCTCTTGATCAGACGATTCCAGAAGATACTTCGCTTCTTTCAAAATATATTTCAGAGATTGAATTTCCAGATATTTGCAAGGTGGGCAAATCTTTTAGGGTCGATATCAGTAGGCTGATAAATAAAGTAATTATCTCACCCTACTGTGATGAATGGATAACAGAAACCGTCAAATCAGTGGTTAACCAGTA harbors:
- a CDS encoding site-specific DNA-methyltransferase; protein product: MPCTDNSVPIDQILCGDNLELIQRLPDCSIQLVITSPPYFQQRDYGSGMGNEKSVNDYIEILLCLFRECVRVLTEDGNIVFNIGDKYQNSNLLLVPYRFALAAMDTGGVRLVNEITWVKKNPTPRQFSRRLVSSTEPFFHFAKSDRYFYNPKAFLAKSETPQSPKKKNGTTVGQKYFQLIDKSELSEAEKTCARTELEQVIQEVKSGKTHSFRMKIRGIHAAPFGGQEGGRTSQLRNKGFTIIRIHGNKLKRDVIETPVATLKGNKHPAIYPVEVVEEFLHLLTPTGALVLDPFMGAGSTAVACKRLGRHYIGYDINAEYCEDAQQRVLQTSDGSQQHLFDFEANS
- a CDS encoding transposase, which codes for MKKKRKKKQHRRTYKYQIREHPQNMRLGNMLEDLCDVHNHFLNLENRYYRIYGKYAGRYRLQPHLTDMLKRTHPHWAWIPRDTLDAVIINLHRGFENFFDIPKFGRPKHKRRGKLRSAKFQSGYLLEEGRVRISFKEWDEPSQSFKFNKRWFSFHQHRDWKGNVRYIQILRDAVGTYWLYVVTDDASKEVLPATDESVGADFGIDTYLTLSNGEKIRHPQFLKKSLTELRTLYKALSRKVKGSGNWWRCLREIVRLFRHITNQRKDWHFKLATDLCRRFDFIATETLNLDGMKRLWGRKVSDLAFYQFVEILRYKCFKHSREFQQVGQWTPTTKPCSDCGYHNKNLSLSDRQWTCPECGTHHDRDVNAAINILRAACDPVVEQM
- a CDS encoding DNA methyltransferase, whose product is MNQIRSILEDTYQIAASSDSTYAALSESQESWVNTLMEKAESFRAVLTVLITSLVKKIQTPTQDIRYHQDNLPNGYSGRGLDTDQITPFMKEKFRRFAMAESGWLTRSLEQAHPYTLEYPGKIRSKTVKDAFLQILNDIEENKADPQRYLRAIFSALITLMEESQISFDFLKESQHTEIVTIGEIVDLLRRHFSHDYGVAGASRLPVLAVYSAYEMLMGIQRYEGKTLLPLKSHTTADTKSRGIRAIGDIEVMHDNRFFEGVEIKHNIPISLGIVEDAYQKFAPTSVSRYYLLTTAEPNVEDVDAVNDFVSEIHRQHRCEVIVNGILPSLKYYLRLLRSPQLFLEGYLRNLQLDYEQKAEIKEPHLRYWETLLNSSNLRAGNSIL
- a CDS encoding ParA family protein; protein product: MSPCHHRSLPMKVLSIVSQKGGTGKTSLATHLSVEAERNGHTTALIDLDPQASAAKWGDDRESDTPAIIATPASRLNHWLEIAEENGATLAIVDTAPNTSYETPDVIKASSSVLIPCKPSIVDIAAIKNTLTVAEMEKKPSYVILNMVRPNTNLGREARKAIESNYNTECLPFEIGDRVGFIHAYNSGATVVELEPRSKSADEIRRLYAYLAKEMEI